Within Pelistega ratti, the genomic segment CAACTTGCCTCACTTGAAGAAGTATTCAGTAGTATGAGCTACCTAGCCGATATCGCCGTACAGATGGCTTATCGTACGGTAATGCATACAATGGTCGAAAGTTTTGGGATACCGACTAGCTATAGCACAGGCTTACCCATGGAAATGATTATTCTTGGTATGGGAAAACTAGGGGGTAAAGAACTTAATGTTTCTTCTGATATTGATTTAATTATGCTTTACGGGGAAGAAGGCGAAACCAGTGGCGCACGCCGTTCATTAAGTTACCATGAATTTTATGGTCGTGTTACACAACGGATGATGCCTGTTCTGGCTGAATTTGATGCTGAAGGATTTGTTTTCCGAACAGATTTACGTTTGCGACCAGATGGTGATGGTAGTGCTCTAGCATGGAGTCTTTCAGCCTTAGAGCATTATTTAATCACTCAAGGTAGAGAATGGGAACGTTACGCATGGCTAAAAGCACGGGTTATTCCTGTTAAATACTTTAATGAAAGTCAGCCTATTGATGATATTCGTCTCTTAGAAAGTTTACGCAAACCATTTGTCTATCGAAAATACTTTGATTTTGATGCCCTTTCTGCCTTACGTCAATTACGAGAACAAATTCGCCAAGAGTGGACACGTCAAGTAAATGCTAAAGAAGGCTTACAAAGCACACAAAATATCAAGTTAGGTGAAGGGGGAATTAGAGAAATTGAATTTATCGTACAACTTATCCAATTAATTCGAGGTGGGCGACAAGCCAGCTTACAACAACGCCATCTACTTGATGCACTACAGGCTGAACGTAATGCAGGATTACTAACACCCGAAATAGCAGAAAACCTTGAAAAAGCCTATCGATTTTTACGGCGATTAGAACATATCATTCAATACAAAGAGGATGCACAAACCCATCTTCTACCAAATACAGAAGAAGGATTAACCGCACTTGCCACCGCCATGGGTCTTAATCGAGAAACCTTTGATTCACATTTAAAATATTATAGAACATGTGTATCAGAGACATTCCATAATATTTTCCGCCTACTTGGTATGCAAGAGGAACAAGATATATTACCAACTCCCTCTCCTTTATCGAATGACGGTACACTAACAGAAGATGAGCAAGCCCCTATTCAGCAGCGTATTGATTTAATGTTAAACAATCGCCGTATTCTACAGCTAAACCCTACCAATCGAAAACGTTTAGATAATTTAATTCCTCTTTTACGATCTGCTGCTTATGCCACTAAAAACCCTATCCAAGCAACCCATTATCTAACAGAACTGATTGAAACCATTGCACAGCGTAGTGCCTATATTGCTTTACTGGTTGAGTATCCTGAAATTTTACAACGTGTTGCTCGGATTATGACCGCTAGCCCCGTAGCCGCTCAATTACTCATCAAAAACCCTATTTTATTGGATAGTCTTATTGATTGGCGTACCCTCTTACAGCCGATTGATTTATCAGCTATTGCTGAACAATTACATAAAGATCTTGATGCTTGCCTCATCCATGAAGGCGAACCCGATATAGAACGGCAAATGAATCTTATGCGTGATACACATAAAATGGTGGCTTTCCAATTATTAGCTCAAGATTTAGAAAATACATTAAATGTAGAATATTTAGCTGATTATCTCTCTGCCCTTGCTGATATGCTACTCGAAGAAAGCCTATTTCGTGTATGGCAGCAACTGCGTAAAAGTAGTCGCTATGATTTACCCGAGTACCCTCGATTCGGGATTATTGCCTATGGTAAATTAGGGGGGAAAGAACTCGGTTATTTTTCTGATCTGGATCTTGTCTTAATTTTTGATGATGATCACGATTGGGCTCCTGAGGTCTATGTCAAACTCGGCAGACGACTGAGTACATGGCTATCCACAATGACCTCTTCTGGACGTTTATATGAAATTGATTTACGCCTACGTCCCGATGGAGAAGCTGGATTATTAGCCGTTTCAATAGAAGGTTTTGCGAAATACCAACGAGAAATGGCATGGACATGGGAACATCAAGCACTTACCAGAGGTCGTTTTTGTGCAGGTGATACAGCAATAGGCGAAAAATTTGAAGCCATTCGCCAAGAAATTTTATTAAGACAACGTGATTTAAATACGTTAAAAGATGATATTATCGCCATGCGCATCAAAATGCGGGAAGGACATCCTAATCCTACCCCGCTTTTTGATGTTAAACATGATCAAGGAGGCATGGTAGATTTAGAATTTATCACACAATACCTTGTACTTGCCTATAGTCATCAGCATCCTGCTTTACTCGGCAACTGGGGAAATATTGCTTTATTACTCTTAGCCGCTCAAGAAGGACTAATCCCTGAACAATTGGCAAAACAATGTGTAGAAGCCTATCGGGTTTATCGTAAAATACAACATGAAGAACGACTACAAGGTAAAGAGGTAACACGCGTAGAGGCATCCTTACTGGATAAAGAAAGAACGGCTGTTACCCAACTTTGGAACAATCTTTTTGCAAATCTGCGTTAAAATAGTTATTTAGTATTTATTATCTTGACGATTCTTATCATGGTTACAGTATGTGATATACAAAGACCTCAGCTTTCTTTACCTGACGGTCGCCAAAAACTACTGCTACACTCCTGTTGTGCGCCTTGTTCTGGTGAGGTAATGGAAGCATTGCTCGCCTCTGGTATTAGCTATACTATTTTCTTCTATAATCCGAATATTCATCCTGTTAAAGAATATGAAATTCGTAAAAGGGAAAATATCCGTTTTGCTGAAAAACATGGCGTTCCTTTTATTGATGCGGATTATGATGTCGATAATTGGTTTGCTCGTGCTAAGGGACTTGAATGGGAACCTGAACGAGGTGAACGTTGCACCATGTGTTTTGATATGCGTTTTGAGCGAACTGCTTTGTATGC encodes:
- a CDS encoding epoxyqueuosine reductase QueH, translated to MVTVCDIQRPQLSLPDGRQKLLLHSCCAPCSGEVMEALLASGISYTIFFYNPNIHPVKEYEIRKRENIRFAEKHGVPFIDADYDVDNWFARAKGLEWEPERGERCTMCFDMRFERTALYAHENGFDCITSSLGISRWKDMNQINGCGVRAAERYPGLTYWTYNWRKGGGSARMIEISKREEFYQQEYCGCVYSLRDTNRHRQSQGRERIEIGVKFYHKEA
- the glnE gene encoding bifunctional [glutamate--ammonia ligase]-adenylyl-L-tyrosine phosphorylase/[glutamate--ammonia-ligase] adenylyltransferase is translated as MQNFLSRPLNWSFYLKRYIDTRPAAIEPLYIDSQTPITPERIDTWLAELGTSTTAFPPPDVTTCRSVLRQLRTRIFNTLIVRDINQLASLEEVFSSMSYLADIAVQMAYRTVMHTMVESFGIPTSYSTGLPMEMIILGMGKLGGKELNVSSDIDLIMLYGEEGETSGARRSLSYHEFYGRVTQRMMPVLAEFDAEGFVFRTDLRLRPDGDGSALAWSLSALEHYLITQGREWERYAWLKARVIPVKYFNESQPIDDIRLLESLRKPFVYRKYFDFDALSALRQLREQIRQEWTRQVNAKEGLQSTQNIKLGEGGIREIEFIVQLIQLIRGGRQASLQQRHLLDALQAERNAGLLTPEIAENLEKAYRFLRRLEHIIQYKEDAQTHLLPNTEEGLTALATAMGLNRETFDSHLKYYRTCVSETFHNIFRLLGMQEEQDILPTPSPLSNDGTLTEDEQAPIQQRIDLMLNNRRILQLNPTNRKRLDNLIPLLRSAAYATKNPIQATHYLTELIETIAQRSAYIALLVEYPEILQRVARIMTASPVAAQLLIKNPILLDSLIDWRTLLQPIDLSAIAEQLHKDLDACLIHEGEPDIERQMNLMRDTHKMVAFQLLAQDLENTLNVEYLADYLSALADMLLEESLFRVWQQLRKSSRYDLPEYPRFGIIAYGKLGGKELGYFSDLDLVLIFDDDHDWAPEVYVKLGRRLSTWLSTMTSSGRLYEIDLRLRPDGEAGLLAVSIEGFAKYQREMAWTWEHQALTRGRFCAGDTAIGEKFEAIRQEILLRQRDLNTLKDDIIAMRIKMREGHPNPTPLFDVKHDQGGMVDLEFITQYLVLAYSHQHPALLGNWGNIALLLLAAQEGLIPEQLAKQCVEAYRVYRKIQHEERLQGKEVTRVEASLLDKERTAVTQLWNNLFANLR